The following proteins are encoded in a genomic region of Thunnus maccoyii chromosome 8, fThuMac1.1, whole genome shotgun sequence:
- the tlx2 gene encoding T-cell leukemia homeobox protein 2, with product MEHTGIEEVNQTHQQQHEPISFGIDQILNSSDQSSGCMLPNRTGDPDYALASNVYSNGYNSVYNPACSMTAAAAGLAGSYNVNMNMNVSMNMNVNVNSGGAGGVIRVPAHRPMPPPPPPAAAPHPPPSAHPPGIGHGIPSVPGMGMGNAANFTFPWMESSRRFAKDRLTGEQAEESRVGEATEGPGAAGSLCPLPKGDIGRVPVWSTVETLAKCYYPELAHLRDGNGLLADYPFPKGACPAALSPFSVTRRIGHPYQNRTPPKRKKPRTSFSRVQICELEKRFHRQKYLASAERATLAKALKMTDAQVKTWFQNRRTKWRRQTAEEREAERQQANRLMLQLQQEAFQKTLSQPLQPDPLCLHNSSLYALQNLQPWAEDNKVTSVTSVASVV from the exons atggaGCACACCGGGATCGAGGAGGTGAACCAGACgcaccagcagcagcatgaaCCCATCAGCTTCGGGATCGACCAGATCCTAAACAGCTCGGACCAGTCCAGCGGTTGCATGCTCCCCAACCGGACCGGCGACCCGGATTACGCGCTGGCCTCTAACGTCTACAGCAACGGGTACAACAGCGTCTACAACCCGGCCTGCTCCAtgacggcggcggcggcgggtCTGGCCGGCTCCTACAACgtcaacatgaacatgaacgtCAGCATGAACATGAACGTTAACGTGAATTCGGGAGGTGCCGGTGGGGTGATCCGGGTGCCGGCGCACAGACCCATGCCGCCTCCTCCGCCGCCCGCCGCCGCGCCGCACCCGCCCCCTTCGGCTCATCCGCCGGGCATCGGACACGGCATCCCCTCTGTGCCTGGGATGGGAATGGGAAATGCGGCAAACTTCACCTTCCCCTGGATGGAGAGCAGTAGGAGGTTTGCCAAGGACAGATTAACAG GGGAGCAGGCAGAGGAGAGCCGGGTAGGAGAGGCCACAGAGGGCCCGGGGGCCGCCGGGTCCCTCTGTCCGCTCCCCAAGGGAGACATCGGCAGGGTCCCTGTCTGGAGTACTGTGGAGACATTAGCCAAATGCTATTACCCCGAGCTCGCTCACTTGCGAGACGGCAATGGCCTTCTAGCAGACTATCCTTTCCCAAAGGGGGCTTGCCCAG CAGCCCTGTCGCCCTTCTCTGTGACCCGTCGCATTGGCCACCCTTACCAGAACCGGACGCCGCCCAAGAGGAAAAAGCCTCGCACCTCCTTCAGCCGGGTGCAGATCTGTGAGCTGGAAAAACGATTTCACCGGCAGAAGTACCTGGCGTCAGCCGAGCGCGCCACCTTGGCCAAGGCCCTAAAGATGACGGACGCACAAGTCAAGACCTGGTTTCAGAACAGACGGACAAAATGGCG GAGACAGACTGCGGAGGAGAGAGAGGCCGAGAGGCAGCAGGCCAACCGGCTGATGCTGCAGCTTCAGCAGGAAGCTTTCCAGAAGACGTTGAGCCAGCCTCTGCAGCCGGACCCGCTCTGCCTGCACAACTCCTCCCTCTACGCCTTGCAGAACCTGCAGCCCTGGGCAGAAGACAATAAGGTGACCTCCGTCACCTCCGTGGCATCTGTagtgtga